In Aspergillus nidulans FGSC A4 chromosome II, a single window of DNA contains:
- a CDS encoding putative TBC domain protein (transcript_id=CADANIAT00004970): protein MAAVLTAPNSPPELSGSKSSKSSSYRSSSRMSSPDGVFTDIGNFEEIGLEDESAPYLESSVSHGRAPGVARSSTARILAKSPVSTTRDLLSAAPRKPYASQGRPGPRLMTASRDLQTPRPSSKTRRNRSASPLRPSQSPGIASSPSSQTLSPSAVNARPLNRKPSWQRSRKSLKELEAEYHDSDDELPEDASLWNIPISPRPVEDRAPSRDHSPNRSPGPQPFPLSHSVSEAAVASGPPRRSPATSRANRQMARSSSAGPERGQISPRNPRLYSYNSMMSDLSEEAKNLTQALEFHADENDRKRGDSLRSGNSSLRSSDESKRDSKSPIELPPVQKSNIMIDPLPISKEKEKVLSRTRPSWLPPKDQKEERRHLREYKKMMEQSREADKRKAAQAASAKCERDNTRDTLQQIWDDYVYPNWTRAIGEPRTRELWWRGIPSRIRGQTWNRAIGNELALSDESYNKALKRAKDARAKSEGDSGESNKKMMQWFDAIQADVSKAFPELNLFQEGGPLRETLVDVLEAYAMYRSDVGYLTGLHTIAALLVLQFPTPSSAFCAMANALNRPLPVAFMTMDHGAIGRTFSLASATLRYKFPRLATHLYETLRLSDEEIFESMFRSLLTNGLDLERLSRVWDCWVFEGDRIFIRAAVAILGCLQTQLFGFTEPDDQSRLAVKNILAWGPHDIGTKPKERRSAPAAPIAGFAGGLIGAAAGHYWILTSAGDEDGFISEMREAGKVQPRA, encoded by the exons ATGGCGGCCGTTCTGACTGCACCGAACTCGCCTCCTGAACTATCCGGGTCCAAGTCGTCCAAGTCCTCCTCTTATCGATCGTCCTCGCGCATGTCCAGTCCGGATGGGGTGTTTACAGATATTGGGAATTTTGAAGAGATTGGGCTAGAGGATGAATCGGCGCCGTACCTGGAATCATCTGTCTCTCATGGGCGGGCCCCCGGGGTCGCGCGGTCCTCAACAGCCAGGATACTCGCGAAGTCTCCGGTCTCGACAACCCGTGATTTATTATCGGCTGCTCCAAGGAAACCGTATGCATCCCAGGGACGGCCCGGTCCTAGGCTGATGACCGCCTCGCGCGACCTGCAAACCCCGCGGCCTTCATCAAAAACACGTCGCAATCGATCGGCTTCACCTCTTCGGCCATCACAGTCCCCAGGCATCGCCTCGTCTCCATCTAGCCAAACCCTGTCTCCATCTGCCGTTAATGCTCGACCACTTAACCGAAAGCCGTCTTGGCAGCGCAGCCGTAAGTcgctgaaggagctggaggcagAATATCACGACTCAGACGACGAGCTTCCCGAAGATGCTAGCTTATGGAATATCCCCATTTCCCCGCGGCCAGTTGAGGATCGTGCACCCTCTAGAGACCACAGCCCTAACCGCAGTCCTGGGCCGCAACCTTTCCCTCTGTCACATTCAGTCTCTGAGGCTGCGGTTGCCTCCGggcctcctcgacgatcGCCCGCTACTTCTCGAGCAAACCGCCAGATGGCCCGATCTAGCTCGGCTGGTCCCGAACGCGGCCAAATTTCGCCTCGCAATCCTCGACTCTACTCTTACAATAGCATGATGTCCGACTTATCTGAAGAGGCCAAGAACCTCACCCAGGCGCTAGAATTCCACGCTGATGAGAACGATCGCAAGCGCGGAGATAGCCTTCGGAGCGGGAACTCCTCGCTGAGATCTAGTGATGAATCCAAACGTGACTCCAAGTCACCGATTGAACTGCCGCCTGTTCAAAAGTCCAACATTATGATCGACCCACTACCCATCAgtaaggagaaggaaaaggtcCTCTCCCGTACTCGTCCCAGCTGGCTTCCTCCTAAGGATCAAAAGGAGGAAAGGCGCCATCTTAGAGAATACAAGAAAATGATGGAACAGTCTCGGGAAGCAGACAAACGGAAAGCTGCACAGGCGGCTTCGGCCAAATGCGAGCGGGACAACACTCGCGATACACTTCAACAGATCTGGGATGATTATGTCTATCCCAACTGGACCAGGGCCATTGGCGAGCCTCGCACTCGCGAGCTGTGGTGGCGGGGTATACCCTCGCGAATCCGAGGACAGACTTGGAATCGTGCCATCGGCAATGAGCTGGCTCTTTCTGATGAATCTTACAATAAAGCCCTCAAGCGGGCGAAAGATGCACGCGCCAAGTCTGAGGGGGATTCGGGCGAGAGCAACAAGAAAATGATGCAGTGGTTTGATGCCATCCAGGCTGATGTTTCCAAGGCTTTCCCTGAACTGAACCTGTTCCAAGAAGGCGGCCCTCTACGTGAAACATTGGTGGATGTGTTGGAGGCGTATGCGATGTATCGGAGTGATGTTGGGTATTTGACTGGCCTTCAT ACCATTGCCGCACTTCTTGTGCTCCAATTCCCAACACCCTCTTCCGCTTTTTGCGCCATGGCCAATGCCCTTAACCGTCCCCTACCCGTTGCATTTATGACCATGGACCATGGAGCCATCGGTCGAACTTTCTCGCTAGCGTCTGCCACACTTCGCTACAAGTTCCCTCGTCTGGCCACTCATCTATATGAAACTCTGCGACTATCCGACGAAGAGATTTTCGAAAGCATGTTCCGGTCACTGCTTACCAACGGCCTCGACTTGGAGCGCCTCAGCCGTGTCTGGGATTGTTGGGTCTTTGAAGGTGATCGCATATTTATTCGCGCTGCCGTTGCAATCCTTGGCTGCCTACAGACGCAGCTGTTTGGTTTTACTGAGCCAGATGACCAAAGTCGTTTGGCAGTGAAAAACATTCTTGCGTGGGGACCACACGATATCGGAACCAAACCCAAGGAACGTCGAAGCGCACCCGCAGCTCCTATAGCTGGCTTTGCGGGAGGTCTCATCGGAGCCGCTGCCGGCCATTACTGGATTCTGACATCTGCaggtgatgaagatggattCATAAGTGAAATGCGCGAGGCGGGCAAGGTTCAACCACGGGCCTAG
- a CDS encoding telomerase reverse transcriptase (transcript_id=CADANIAT00004969), giving the protein MGKKRKRPVKEPVKDDPICRAKSSPQQPAGNTARSLSTNRNQAADAGKICHPVISLYYRHVVTLRQYILQRIPRSSRARRRRIAAVGGHSAARDGLAAVPKNEKDLADLLDTTLVGILKELPPTRSEERRRDFIAFTQAQQTTQTGTDSGPIVDFAISSIFNRPSHGKLENVLSHGYRQGGGRLPCSIPNVAAQFPNKNVQMLKQSPWTEVLALLGSNGDEIMLKLLLDCGLFMAVDARKGVYCQISGQAISSLKPIDTSPEDCPAAFNGSSSPVKRHAVPWQGAAPRAHTKGPKENQQQLSPNAIIFCRQRMLYARPHLNANGGITFGLPNHVLSRFHSAKSLQQTVHVMKYVFPRQFGLHNVFTSHSSYYENPLSKNYSSREEEIARKEGLEAARNQLRKSGFHAAIGERQESIKIPKRLRGKPLELIRQLQNRSRRCCYKKLLQYYCSEELSGPWILGQLSAESNSVLSTSSSRPLVTQPSLAHQDMQRELRPTSYAKGFSKGSGATKPKENLTDHATPAASVSAFCRAVIRNLIPLEFFGVGEQGITHQKMILGHVDRFIRMRRFESLSLHEVCEGIKPESLRQAPSENNISASDLQKRRELFHEFLYYLFDSILLPLIRGSFYVTESQVHRYRLFYFRHDVWRRLTAQPLAHLRASIFEELAPETAEKLLSGKKSIGYGSLRLLPKTTGIRPILNLRRRTLVRSIYAGKNRYHPAQSVNSAIAPVYSMLNYERGRRNDLLGSSMFSVGDMHSRLKKFKESLMSRGWDQRKRLYFVKLDIQSCFDTIPQAKIVRLVEKLVSEENYHWMKYVEMRLASEFDNMWPLRKPQQRRTWSKYLQRVGPVGRPENLADAIANGSVVGRRNTVLVDTIAQKEYNGEGLLDILNEHIRNNLVKIGKKYFRQRKGIPQGSVLSSLLCSLLYAEMERDVLGFLQTDDALLLRLLDDFLLVTLDSGLAMDFLRVMVRGQPDYGISVNPAKSLVNFAAVVDGAQIPRLVDTPLFPYCGSLIDTRTLEIFRDQDRMLEGADSASVALSDSLSIDSTRTPGRSFYRKVLASIKQSMHPMYLDSTHNSLPAVLLNVYKSFVTAAMKMYRYTRSLPGRARPRPEVVVRTIHDATQLGYRLIRGRHGLCRVTHPQLQYLGGAAFQFVLGRKQTQYAGVLRWLDGTLAEARQSVGNSVLLAQAVQKGNRTYREWRF; this is encoded by the exons ATGGGTAAAAAACGCAAGAGGCCCGTCAAGGAGCCCGTCAAGGATGACCCAATATGCCGGGCGAAATCATCACCACAACAACCCGCCGGCAATACAGCACGGTCTCTAAGCACCAACCGCAACCAAGCCGCCGATGCAGGCAAGATCTGCCATCCGGTAATCTCCCTGTACTACCGTCATGTGGTGACATTGCGGCAGTATATCCTGCAGCGTATACCTCGATCCTCCAGAGCGCGTCGCCGAAGAATTGCTGCAGTGGGAGGCCACAGTGCAGCCAGAGATGGTCTAGCCGCTGTTCCTAAGAACGAGAAAGATCTAGCTGATTTACTAGATACGACGCTAGTCGGGATATTGAAAGAGCTACCGCCAACTCGTAGTGAAGAGAGACGACGGGACTTCATCGCATTCACGCAAGCACAGCAAACGACTCAGACTGGCACTGATTCTGGGCCC ATTGTGGATTTTGCGATCTCGTCCATCTTCAACCGCCCTTCTCATGGGAAACTGGAAAATGTCCTCAGCCATGGATATCGGCAGGGGGGCGGAAGACTGCCATGCAGTATCCCCAACGTCGCGGCACAATTTCCCAATAAAAATGTTCAAATGCTCAAACAATCACCGTGGACGGAAGTTCTCGCCCTGCTAGGGAGTAATGGCGATGAAATCATGCTGAAGCTCCTGCTGGACTGCGGACTTTTTATGGCTGTGGACGCGAGAAAGGGCGTTTACTGTCAGATAAGTG GACAAGCAATATCGAGCCTTAAGCCTATCGATACTTCACCCGAAGATTGTCCTGCTGCATTTAATGGCAGCAGCTCACCTGTCAAGCGCCATGCTGTGCCGTGGCAGGGTGCAGCCCCTCGTGCACATACGAAAGGTCCGAAAGAAAACCAGCAACAATTGAGTCCTAACGCGATCATCTTCTGCCGTCAACGTATGCTATATGCCCGTCCGCATCTAAACGCGAATGGTGGAATCACCTTCGGGCTGCCAAATC ATGTTCTCAGCCGGTTTCACTCGGCCAAGTCTTTGCAACAGACCGTACATGTGATGAAGTACGTCTTTCCTCGGCAGTTTGGCCTGCACAATGTTTTCACATCCCACTCAAGCTACTATGAGAACCCTTTGTCCAAGAACTACTCCTCGCGGGAGGAGGAAATTGCTAGGAAGGAAGGGCTCGAAGCCGCTCGAAATCAACTAAGAAAATCAGGCTTCCATGCGGCTATTGGAGAGCGACAGGAGTCAATCAAGATACCGAAAAGGCTTCGGGGAAAGCCTCTGGAACTAATACGTCAGCTGCAAAACAGAAGCAGACGTTGTTGTTATAAGAAGCTTTTACAGTATTATTGCTCTGAAGAG CTTTCGGGTCCCTGGATCTTGGGACAGCTCAGCGCTGAATCCAACAGTGTACTTTCTACTTCGAGCTCAAGGCCACTGGTAACCCAGCCATCTCTCGCACATCAGGACATGCAACGCGAGCTGCGCCCAACGTCATATGCCAAAGGCTTCAGCAAGGGATCAGGTGCAACTAAGCCCAAGGAAAATCTGACGGATCACGCCACTCCCGCAGCGTCTGTTTCAGCTTTTTGCCGAGCCGTCATTCGAAATTTGATACCTTTAGAGTTCTTCGGGGTTGGTGAACAGGGCATCACCCACCAGAAGATGATCCTCGGCCATGTGGATAGATTTATCCGCATGCGTAGATTTGAAAGTCTGAGTCTACATGAGGTTTGCGAAGGGATAAAG CCTGAGAGCTTACGTCAGGCTCCGTCAGAGAACAATATCTCAGCGTCTGACTTGCAAAAGCGCAGAGAGTTATTCCATGAATTTTTGTACTACCTGTTTGACTCCATACTTCTTCCACTTATACGCGGAAGTTTCTATGTGACCGAATCACAAGTCCACCGGTATCGCTTATTCTATTTTCGACATGACGTTTGGCGCCGCCTTACTGCGCAGCCCTTGGCGCATCTTAGGGCTTCCATATTTGAGGAGTTGGCACCAGAAACGGCGGAGAAACTACTGTCTGGTAAAAAATCGATAGGATACGGCTCCCTACGGCTGctgccgaagacgacgggAATTCGTCCAATTCTTAACCTGAGACGGCGGACCTTGGTTAGAAGTATATACGCTGGGAAAAACCGGTATCACCCAGCACAGAGCGTGAATTCGGCCATCGCGCCTGTCTACAGCATGCTGAATTATGAGAGAGGGCGACGAAACGACCTGCTTGGTTCAAGCATGTTCTCTGTTGGAGATATGCATTCCAGGCTGAAGAAATTCAAAGAGTCTCTGATGAGCAGGGGCTGGGATCAGCGAAAACGGCTCTATTTCGTGAAGCTGGATATCCAGTCCTGTTTTGATACTATACCGCAGGCGAAGATAGTGCGtctggtcgagaagctggtcTCAGAGGAAAACTACCATTGGATGAAATATGTGGAAATGAGACTTGCAAGCGAATTTGACAACATGTGGCCGCTGCGAAAACCGCAGCAGCGCAGAACATGGTCAAAGTACCTCCAAAGAGTTGGCCCAGTTGGCAGGCCAGAGAATTTGGCGGATGCTATCGCCAATGGAAGCGTAGTGGGACGAAGGAACACCGTCTTGGTCGACACAATCGCGCAGAAGGAGTACAATGGTGAAGGCCTGCTTGACATTCTCAACGAGCACATCCGGAACAATCTCGTCAAGATAGGCAAGAAGTATTTCCGACAGCGCAAAGGTATCCCACAGGGTTCTGTGCTGTCTAGTCTTTTGTGCAGTTTGCTGTACGCTGAAATGGAGCGGGACGTGCTTGGTTTCTTACAAACGGACGACGCCCTGCTCCTTCGTTTGTTAGACGACTTCCTGCTGGTAACTTTGGATTCTGGCCTCGCAATGGATTTCCTTCGAGTCATGGTCCGAGGACAGCCAGATTATGGCATTTCTGTCAACCCAGCGAAGAGCCTAGTGAATTTCGCGGCGGTTGTAGACGGGGCGCAAATCCCGCGACTTGTTGACACGCCACTCTTCCCTTATTGCGGCAGTCTCATCGACACGCGAACTCTGGAAATCTTCAGAGACCAGGATCGAATGCTCGAGGGGGCGGATTCTGCGAGTGTCGCTCTCAGCGATTCCCTGTCGATTGACTCCACGCGAACCCCCGGACGGTCCTTCTACCGGAAAGTTCTTGCATCGATAAAGCAATCCATGCACCCAATGTACCTAGACTCGACGCACAACTCACTGCCCGCGGTACTACTGAACGTTTATAAGTCCTTTGTCACGGCCGCGATGAAGATGTACCGATACACTCGGTCACTGCCGGGCCGGGCGCGACCTCGACCCGAGGTTGTGGTCCGCACAATCCACGATGCAACGCAGTTGGGATACCGACTGATCCGTGGCCGGCATGGTCTGTGCAGGGTCACGCATCCTCAGCTGCAGTATTTAGGGGGGGCGGCGTTTCAATTTGTGTTGGGGCGGAAACAGACACAGTATGCGGGCGTGCTGCGTTGGCTGGACGGGACGCTGGCGGAAGCACGGCAGAGCGTTGGCAACAGTGTTTTGCTGGCACAAGCGGTGCAGAAAGGGAATCGGACGTATAGAGAGTGGCGGTTTTGA
- a CDS encoding uncharacterized protein (transcript_id=CADANIAT00004971) yields MCPSPRTDADANAIASPNGRQSAYAGGELSPSDSEDAGLGGSHYSSGGIGAAGAGIADLDDADDADEADDVIGVSMGYDQTRLKSRTTPAEEKTRIIERNGGYSGDEGLFAADITEEPESLADDGDQDKDENWRAPAGKNGTAETPVAKAQNLRTGFTRSILKGTLPLRPRAWSGDSHTGSRSGLKKFFPSLHLRASSLSVSRYRSRSWSSRLNLDQEKGGDVSAAPQSPQSPQPPNPSSTASNGTLVTGTAPVEDPIGDLSPLQAPSARTRGKHSFVGSNPTLRRSSSDQSLYLRASSTASSLEHRPQYEHIHSQTNSRFKAIKDTLQDSSSRLLSMPTLHLQDLRSDWGYKQFLSDAHHRRTETNQTDDALISTTSPPEANVHSPSAIPRAKSTRKSAAATYPVLFEAMSELTGDVVVMGGYRGSILRSAKPPHRQLWVPMKVGLNLRKVDLEVGLNPEDEERMEETVIPDGVLSHVGPVDICRRLLKRLQKCENAVRGELRVHNYGYDWRLSPHLLSRRLIKYLEGLPCNSPDIPPHKRGAYVIAHSLGGLITRHAVNQRPELFAGVLYAGVPQHCVNILGPLRHGDDVLLSSRVLTAQVNFTFRTSFALLPEEGHCFINKRTKEEYRLNFFDPAVWDEFRLSPCINRPLPAPGLSSINLPLRKRFSTMLSNSSTDDSIGAEDSTSDQSPTPSGHSTSNSVSAAAAAAASKIKPPKPKGEILPGPTTDPRGSSTTGPSTQPVTIPAAAARDYLARTLSEVLAFKRETLHREDHQSSNRYPPFAVLYSKSVPTVYGARVNSRESIKYADAYDDLAFAAGDGVCLASAAMLPTGYRVIRGGLVKSDRGHIGLLGDLEGVGACLKALVKGRKEGVGIGAMNSS; encoded by the coding sequence ATGTGTCCCTCACCTCGTACGGATGCTGATGCTAATGCCATTGCCTCCCCCAATGGCCGCCAGAGTGCCTATGCTGGCGGGGAGCTAAGCCCCTCTGACAGCGAGGATGCGGGCTTAGGTGGTTCGCATTACTCCTCTGGCGGCATTGGTGCAGCTGGGGCTGGGATTGCCGACCTTGACGATGCTGACGACGCTGACGAAGCTGACGATGTGATCGGAGTCAGCATGGGATATGATCAGACTCGGCTCAAGTCTCGTACAACGcctgcggaggagaagacgcGCATCATAGAGCGCAATGGTGGATATAGCGGGGATGAAGGGCTCTTTGCGGCGGACATAACAGAGGAACCGGAATCGCTGGCGGATGATGGTGATCAGGATAAGGATGAAAATTGGAGGGCTCCGGCTGGGAAAAATGGGACAGCAGAAACTCCAGTTGCAAAGGCACAAAACTTGCGCACTGGCTTTACACGGTCTATCTTAAAAGGTACGCTGCCGCTGCGGCCTCGCGCGTGGTCCGGCGATAGTCATACTGGTAGTCGGAGCGGGTTGAAGAAATTCTTCCCGTCGTTGCACCTCCGAGCGAGCAGTTTGTCGGTTTCTCGGTATCGTTCGCGGAGCTGGTCATCGCGGCTTAATCTTGATCAGGAGAAGGGTGGTGATGTGTCTGCGGCTCCTCAGTCACCTCAGTCACCCCAACCTCCCAACCCAAGTTCGACAGCCTCGAATGGGACGCTGGTTACTGGCACAGCGCCTGTGGAGGACCCGATCGGCGACTTGAGCCCCCTGCAGGCTCCGTCCGCGCGAACTCGCGGCAAACATTCCTTTGTCGGCTCGAACCCGACGTTGCGGCGGTCGTCTTCGGACCAATCGTTATACCTGCGGGCTTCGTCCACCGCGTCCTCACTCGAGCATCGTCCTCAGTACGAGCATATCCATTCGCAGACTAACAGCCGCTTTAAAGCCATCAAGGACACCTTACAGGACTCTAGCAGCCGGCTTTTGAGCATGCCGACGCTTCACTTGCAGGATTTGCGCAGCGATTGGGGGTACAAGCAGTTTCTTTCTGATGCGCACCACCGCAGGACGGAGACAAATCAGACGGATGACGCACTGATCTCGACAACCTCGCCGCCCGAAGCTAATGTGCATTCACCCTCCGCTATCCCGCGAGCGAAGTCGACTCGCAAGAGCGCGGCTGCGACATACCCTGTCCTTTTTGAGGCCATGAGCGAATTGACCGGAGATGTCGTGGTCATGGGTGGCTACAGGGGCTCGATTCTACGATCTGCTAAGCCACCACATCGGCAGCTCTGGGTGCCCATGAAAGTCGGGTTGAATCTCCGCAAGGTAGACCTAGAGGTCGGTCTGAATcctgaggacgaagaacGCATGGAAGAAACCGTCATTccggatggtgttctctcGCACGTTGGCCCTGTCGACATTTGCCGACGGCTCCTcaagcggctgcagaaaTGCGAGAATGCTGTCCGCGGCGAACTGCGCGTCCACAACTACGGCTATGACTGGCGTCTTAGCCCGCATCTTCTCTCCCGCCGCCTCATCAAATACCTTGAGGGCCTTCCCTGCAACTCCCCGGATATACCCCCGCACAAGCGAGGCGCGTACGTCATTGCGCATAGTCTCGGTGGCCTCATCACCCGGCATGCAGTAAATCAACGCCCTGAGCTCTTCGCGGGTGTTCTATACGCAGGTGTCCCACAGCACTGCGTTAACATTCTTGGGCCTCTTCGCCATGGCGACGACGTCCTTCTTAGCTCCCGTGTGCTGACCGCTCAGGTCAACTTCACCTTTCGAACAagctttgctcttcttccagaagagGGCCATtgcttcatcaacaagcgCACGAAGGAGGAATACCGCCTCAACTTCTTTGATCCAGCAGTCTGGGATGAGTTCCGCCTCTCCCCTTGCATCAACCGGCCTTTGCCTGCCCCAGGCTTGTCCAGCATTAATCTACCTTTGCGCAAACGCTTCTCTACCATGCTCTCCAACTCTTCTACGGATGACAGCATCGGTGCGGAAGATTCTACATCCGACCAATCGCCGACTCCTAGCGGTCACAGCACATCCAACTCGGTttcagccgccgccgccgccgccgcttcCAAAATTAAACCCCCCAAACCAAAAGGCGAAATTCTCCCCGGCCCGACCACAGATCCCAGGGGCTCCTCCACCACAGGGCCCAGCACTCAGCCCGTAACTATTCCTGCGGCCGCCGCAAGAGATTACCTCGCCCGCACGCTGTCTGAGGTTTTGGCATTCAAGCGCGAAACTCTTCATAGGGAAGACCACCAGAGCAGCAACAGGTACCCGCCCTTCGCAGTCCTGTACTCTAAGTCAGTGCCCACAGTCTACGGCGCTCGGGTGAACTCCCGTGAAAGTATTAAATACGCAGATGCCTATGACGATCTAGCCTTTGCGGCCGGTGACGGGGTGTGTCTTGCCAGTGCGGCGATGTTGCCGACGGGGTATAGAGTCATCAGGGGCGGGCTTGTGAAGAGTGATAGGGGACATATTGGGTTGTTGGGTGATTTAGAAGGTGTAGGGGCTTGTTTGAAGGCGTTGGTTaaggggaggaaggaaggTGTGGGAATCGGGGCCATGAACTCGAGCTAA
- a CDS encoding uncharacterized protein (transcript_id=CADANIAT00004972), with the protein MDATALLCNICPKHPKFSDVSHLLTHVASKAHLSHYFKLQVRSHQEPQAEALLDDYNQWYKSNNLAKLLSDRMSSKDSRRRKSQGKYAAPDTAGPTDRDNGYQVSPLPACLNSLPDYIDPRLSDPFMNSGSSAVHQQASTPSRHKQAMGIAPERWKRDNEEDSGDERTSLTQATPCWPNVLRSRDDQEAPSSNGPFIYDPFVDDKDSFVYSNANDMDKERADEISRLKGVLWPGMDIFDSATEQMKRKRNQKKDESVLKMMERTSMGVEPTELVFSPTGILRKQRVISGNVEDSSPLKGETPIPKKRATRPKRVFAQMDPNTQRGPDGKRARKNVKQDCDPHEADIDQRLYTPQRAVQAFGRLGGQISVGDNMEEFALALRDHDLKQHNKPVVFRDMSVSRESRAEDQHRFPQRETAASQPLFLRRDIAINDDLQSPHTAAHSLNIIEKGPRSVDKENLEQMLNAYSRMDPLVGWHSPAMKRTDRGISPQYLFGDAHYVGYSPFNCHESPTGYSFNPLAGSLTRMATEENPIYAAESENVLKGPSTARVSSPDATISEVADDDFDRLYMDGSS; encoded by the exons ATGGATGCAACAGCATTGCTGTGCAACATCTGCCCGAAACACCCCAAGTTCAGCGATGTATCGCATCTGCTAACTCACGTCGCTTCTAAGGCTCACCTTTCCCACTACTTTAAGCTTCAAGTACGCAGCCACCAGGAGCCACAAGCCGAGGCTTTGCTCGACGACTACAACCAGTGGTACAAGTCCAACAACCTTGCGAAACTCCTATCGGATCGTATGTCGTCCAAGGACTCACGCAGAAGAAAGTCACAGGGGAAGTATGCCGCGCCAGATACAGCCGGACCAACCGACAGGGACAATGGGTATCAGGTCTCGCCGCTGCCGGCCTGTCTTAACAGCCTTCCTGACTACATTGATCCACGGCTCTCGGACCCTTTCATGAACTCAGGAAGCAGTGCAG TGCACCAACAGGCATCCACGCCATCAAGGCACAAGCAGGCCATGGGTATTGCACCCGAGCGGTGGAAGCGTGATAACGAGGAAGATTCGGGAGACGAACGGACATCTCTAACGCAAGCTACACCATGTTGGCCCAATGTTCTCCGGTCAAGGGATGACCAGGAAGCCCCATCTTCGAATGGGCCCTTTATCTACGATCCGTTCGTCGACGATAAAGATAGCTTCGTGTACTCGAATGCTAACGATATGGACAAGGAGAGAGCAGATGAGATCTCAAGGCTCAAGGGCGTGTTGTGGCCCGGAATGGATATCTTTGACTCTGCCACGGAGCAAATGAAACGAAAGcgcaaccagaagaaggacgagagcgTCCTAAAGATGATGGAGAGAACGTCGATGGGGGTGGAGCCTACTGAACTGGTATTTTCTCCTACCGGCATCCTGCGGAAGCAGCGCGTGATCTCGGGCAACGTTGAAGATAGCAGTCCTCTGAAAGGTGAGACGCCGATTCCAAAGAAGCGAGCCACCCGCCCCAAGCGAGTTTTTGCTCAGATGGACCCAAACACTCAACGCGGGCCGGACGGGAAAAGAGCTAGGAAGAACGTCAAGCAAGACTGCGACCCCCATGAGGCCGATATAGATCAACGTTTATATACTCCTCAACGAGCTGTCCAAGCGTTTGGTCGTTTAGGTGGCCAGATCTCTGTCGGGGACAACATGGAGGAATTTGCGTTGGCACTTCGTGACCATGACTTGAAGCAGCACAACAAACCTGTTGTATTCCGAGACATGTCAGTTTCACGAGAGTCTAGGGCAGAGGATCAGCATAGGTTTCCTCAAAGGGAGACAGCTGCCTCGCAACCACTCTTCTTGAGAAGAGATATTGCAATAAATGACGATCTTCAGTCTCCTCATACCGCTGCTCATTCTTTGAACATAATCGAAAAAGGTCCTCGCAGTGTGGACAAAGAGAACCTGGAACAAATGCTGAACGCCTATAGTCGAATGGACCCCCTTGTTGGTTGGCACTCACCTGCGATGAAGCGGACCGATAGAGGAATATCACCCCAGTATCTTTTCGGAGACGCACATTATGTCGGATACAGCCCTTTTAACTGCCATGAGAGCCCAACGGGCTATTCATTCAACCCACTGGCTGGATCCCTCACGAGGATGGCCACAGAGGAAAACCCGATATACGCAGCCGAATCCGAGAACGTATTAAAAGGCCCCTCCACCGCCCGTGTCAGTTCGCCAGATGCAACAATTTCCGAGGTCGCAGACGATGATTTTGATCGTCTATATATGGACGGAAGCTCTTGA